Proteins encoded within one genomic window of Kibdelosporangium phytohabitans:
- a CDS encoding glutamate ABC transporter substrate-binding protein, which yields MRALVIVLVLVLVAACGQAPGTIVRRPPLSIAEPMPPGMVPVPSADASAVPPECGPGGSFDPYANSLRPLVPQPKPGAMPPGSVMDEIVRRGRLIAAVDQNLNLFSSHNPRTGSLEGFDVDVVKQIAKALLGNENKVQLRAVNFTDNFAVLNSGEVDILVDSITITCERRYRHKVWFSTNYFESGQRVMVARRSPYKSVNDLGGKRVCAPVNTTSIREIRDYSAVKLVPVAVAEFSDCLVLLQQGQVEAVSSTDSVLLGMVRQDPTLHMSGDRFTREPHGIAVRERDSDMIRFVNGVLEQMRQDGTWRQLYGTWLKGLDGDGVVPNPPPAQYLAGS from the coding sequence ATGAGAGCTCTGGTGATCGTGCTTGTGCTGGTCCTGGTGGCGGCGTGCGGCCAGGCGCCGGGCACGATCGTGCGCAGGCCGCCGTTGTCGATCGCCGAGCCGATGCCGCCGGGCATGGTGCCGGTGCCCAGCGCCGACGCGTCCGCTGTGCCGCCGGAGTGCGGGCCGGGCGGGAGTTTCGACCCGTACGCGAACAGTCTCCGGCCGCTCGTGCCGCAGCCGAAGCCGGGTGCGATGCCGCCCGGCAGCGTGATGGACGAGATCGTCCGGCGCGGCCGGTTGATCGCGGCGGTCGACCAGAACCTGAACCTGTTCAGCTCGCACAACCCGCGGACCGGCTCGCTCGAGGGCTTCGACGTGGACGTGGTGAAGCAGATCGCCAAGGCGCTGCTGGGGAATGAGAACAAGGTGCAGTTGCGGGCGGTGAACTTCACCGACAACTTCGCCGTGCTCAACTCGGGCGAGGTGGACATCCTCGTCGACTCGATCACGATCACGTGCGAGCGCCGCTACAGGCACAAGGTGTGGTTCAGCACGAACTACTTCGAATCCGGCCAGCGGGTGATGGTGGCGCGGCGTTCGCCGTACAAGTCGGTCAACGACCTGGGCGGCAAGCGGGTGTGCGCGCCGGTCAACACGACGTCGATCCGCGAGATCCGCGACTACTCGGCGGTGAAGCTGGTCCCGGTGGCGGTGGCGGAGTTCTCCGACTGCCTGGTGCTGCTGCAGCAGGGACAGGTCGAGGCGGTGTCGTCGACCGACAGCGTGTTGCTGGGCATGGTCCGGCAGGACCCGACGCTGCACATGTCGGGGGACCGGTTCACCAGGGAGCCGCACGGTATCGCGGTGCGGGAGCGTGACTCGGACATGATCCGGTTCGTCAACGGCGTGCTCGAGCAGATGCGTCAGGACGGCACGTGGCGTCAGCTCTACGGCACGTGGCTGAAGGGATTGGACGGCGACGGTGTCGTGCCGAATCCACCGCCTGCGCAGTACTTGGCGGGATCGTGA
- a CDS encoding caspase family protein, with amino-acid sequence MTARLPDPGTSRAVLIGTAQYQDPDLTALPSVAGNLIDLAAALTDPRGAGLRPEHCLVLRDPPAQADVGDQIVTAASEAEDVLLVYYSGHGLMTWGRTSELCLALRDTRSKSLQTSALRCADLRQYILDSPARTRVLILDCCFAGRGIEPTMSSAADTMLGEVDVAGAFVLAAAQGKALAPLGEQNTLFTGELLRLLREGIPSEPGMLLTLHVLFREVRAVMRRNGWPEPRGNSSDMAAHLALGHNPAHLVRKAMDALRGDITRLRAEEAQTRQVHDTVRDKIREPNLSPLTEVADRLVDRLDELERYAATGRSVSRELAELKGQLTDGRNETRRLRVQGDGLLDRRAELRERLKGYQAQAVRLRIAEEWDVAELYVKARTLLWTKPCDLVLALRAVNAYQQAVTNLREKRR; translated from the coding sequence GTGACGGCCCGGCTGCCCGATCCGGGCACGTCCCGTGCGGTGCTGATCGGCACGGCGCAGTACCAGGACCCGGATCTGACGGCGCTGCCGAGCGTGGCGGGCAACCTGATTGACCTGGCCGCCGCGCTGACCGATCCGCGGGGAGCGGGACTGCGGCCGGAACACTGCCTGGTGCTGCGGGATCCGCCCGCGCAGGCGGATGTGGGTGATCAGATCGTCACGGCCGCGAGCGAGGCCGAGGACGTGCTGCTGGTGTACTACTCCGGGCACGGCCTGATGACGTGGGGCCGCACGAGTGAGCTGTGCCTGGCGTTGCGTGACACGCGGTCGAAGTCGTTGCAGACCTCGGCACTGCGCTGCGCGGATCTCCGTCAGTACATTTTGGACAGCCCGGCGCGGACGCGGGTGCTGATCCTGGACTGTTGCTTCGCGGGCCGCGGCATCGAGCCGACGATGAGCTCGGCTGCGGACACGATGCTCGGCGAGGTGGACGTGGCGGGCGCGTTCGTCCTGGCCGCGGCGCAAGGCAAGGCGTTGGCGCCGTTGGGTGAGCAGAACACGTTGTTCACGGGTGAGTTGCTGCGGTTGTTGCGGGAGGGCATTCCGTCCGAGCCGGGCATGCTGCTGACGTTGCACGTGCTGTTCCGTGAGGTACGGGCGGTCATGCGCCGCAACGGGTGGCCCGAACCGCGTGGCAACTCCAGTGACATGGCCGCGCACCTGGCTCTCGGGCACAACCCGGCGCACTTGGTGCGCAAGGCGATGGACGCGCTGCGCGGGGACATCACGCGCCTGCGGGCGGAGGAAGCGCAGACCCGGCAGGTGCACGACACCGTGCGCGACAAGATCAGGGAACCGAACCTGTCGCCGTTGACCGAGGTGGCGGACCGGCTGGTTGATCGGCTGGACGAACTGGAACGGTACGCGGCCACGGGGCGGTCGGTCAGCCGCGAGCTCGCCGAGCTGAAAGGTCAGCTCACCGACGGCCGCAACGAGACCCGTCGCCTGCGCGTGCAGGGCGACGGTTTGCTCGACCGGCGTGCGGAGTTGCGTGAGCGGCTCAAGGGCTATCAGGCGCAGGCGGTGCGTCTGCGGATCGCGGAGGAATGGGACGTCGCGGAGTTGTACGTGAAAGCCAGGACGTTGTTGTGGACCAAGCCGTGCGACCTCGTGCTCGCGTTGCGCGCTGTCAACGCCTACCAGCAGGCCGTCACCAACCTCAGGGAGAAGCGCAGATGA
- a CDS encoding VWA domain-containing protein: MDFELHVDHNRYLPDGGRTIDAVVSVSAAGGKRGPALTAAEVIMIDCSGSMEGEKIIEAKRATGQAIDLLRDEVAFAIVAGTTGARMVYPRNEAMMAASPATRAEAREAVRRLQADGGTAIGTWLELANKLFRAQDADVKHAILLTDGHNVHQKHEELLATLERCRGQFVCESRGVGDGWSAEPLNAVADVLLGTADGLPDAKSLAADFQKMIESVMGKTTANVGLRLWLPRGARIRFVKQVYPDILPLTENGRAVSDRVTDFPTGSWGAETRDYHLSIELPAGKQLNHEMLAAHVKVVVDDQDVAEGLIPAHWTADAALSTAMNQRVAHYTGQQELNSVTQEGLAALAAGRDEEATAKLGRAAQLAKASGHEDTLRVLKRVVTVIDAPTAQVRLRRDMSAVDAEMASVRSRKTVQWRKHKGATAGDDGGTHADEDDTDSENENDGSVS; encoded by the coding sequence GTGGATTTCGAACTGCACGTCGATCACAACCGGTACCTGCCGGACGGCGGCCGGACGATCGACGCGGTGGTGTCGGTGAGCGCGGCGGGCGGCAAGCGGGGGCCCGCGCTGACCGCGGCCGAGGTGATCATGATCGACTGCTCGGGGTCGATGGAGGGCGAGAAGATCATCGAGGCCAAGCGGGCCACCGGTCAGGCGATCGACCTGTTGCGCGACGAGGTCGCGTTCGCGATCGTCGCGGGCACCACCGGTGCGCGGATGGTGTACCCGCGCAACGAGGCGATGATGGCCGCGTCCCCGGCGACCCGTGCCGAGGCCCGTGAGGCGGTGCGGCGCCTGCAGGCCGACGGTGGCACCGCGATCGGGACTTGGCTGGAGCTGGCGAACAAGCTGTTCCGGGCGCAGGACGCGGATGTCAAACACGCGATCCTGCTCACCGACGGCCACAACGTGCACCAGAAACACGAGGAACTCCTGGCCACGCTGGAGCGCTGCCGCGGTCAGTTCGTGTGCGAGAGCCGAGGCGTGGGCGACGGGTGGTCGGCGGAGCCGCTCAACGCGGTCGCCGACGTGCTGCTGGGCACGGCGGACGGGTTGCCGGACGCCAAGAGCCTGGCGGCGGACTTCCAGAAGATGATCGAGTCGGTGATGGGCAAGACCACCGCGAACGTGGGCCTGCGGCTGTGGCTGCCGCGCGGTGCGCGGATCCGGTTCGTCAAACAGGTCTACCCGGACATCCTGCCGCTGACCGAGAACGGCCGCGCGGTCTCGGACCGGGTCACCGACTTCCCGACCGGGTCGTGGGGCGCGGAGACCCGCGACTACCACCTGTCGATCGAGTTGCCCGCCGGCAAGCAGCTGAATCACGAAATGCTTGCCGCACATGTGAAAGTGGTGGTCGACGACCAGGACGTGGCCGAGGGGCTGATCCCGGCGCACTGGACGGCGGACGCGGCCTTGTCGACCGCGATGAACCAGCGCGTGGCGCACTACACCGGGCAGCAGGAGCTCAACTCGGTCACGCAGGAGGGGCTCGCCGCGCTCGCGGCCGGACGCGACGAGGAAGCCACGGCCAAGCTCGGCCGGGCCGCTCAACTGGCCAAAGCCTCCGGCCACGAGGACACGCTGCGCGTGCTCAAGCGCGTGGTCACGGTGATCGACGCACCGACCGCGCAGGTGCGGTTGCGCCGTGACATGTCGGCGGTGGACGCCGAGATGGCGTCGGTGCGGTCCCGTAAAACCGTGCAGTGGCGCAAGCACAAGGGCGCCACGGCCGGTGACGACGGCGGGACGCACGCCGACGAGGACGACACCGACAGCGAGAACGAGAACGACGGTTCGGTATCGTGA
- a CDS encoding GntR family transcriptional regulator: MSVITIDPSSSVAPFEQVRSQFARQITDRALPVGAKLPTVRALAVELGLAANTVAKAYRELEEAGLIETRGRAGTFVSAAGQQSRIVIQRAARDYASQARALGLSADEALSIVKAALSAT, translated from the coding sequence ATGTCCGTGATCACGATCGACCCGAGCTCGTCGGTGGCGCCCTTCGAGCAGGTCAGATCCCAGTTCGCCCGGCAGATCACCGACCGGGCGCTGCCCGTCGGTGCCAAGCTGCCGACGGTGCGCGCGCTGGCGGTCGAACTGGGACTGGCGGCCAACACTGTCGCCAAGGCCTACCGTGAGCTGGAAGAAGCGGGCCTGATCGAGACCCGCGGCCGGGCGGGCACGTTCGTCAGCGCCGCGGGGCAGCAGAGCCGCATCGTGATCCAGCGCGCCGCACGCGACTACGCCTCCCAGGCCCGCGCGTTGGGCCTGAGCGCGGACGAGGCGTTGAGCATCGTGAAAGCCGCGCTGTCAGCCACATAG
- a CDS encoding DUF4419 domain-containing protein, producing the protein MIVFAVDDVAPVTDPLPARPLREVHADAIAIGGDPARPIIEPDGVHPLLSAVGRAFAEHRPLVLSPDAVWLTIAQGVAQHIRLNAAELRPMLVRHEGRERLPVHHSGVTTPNDPDSWQYFVEAFSKRLAEEITDAEIFECDFSTSTPVERTAGRVVLLDAYSSYFSLWLISICGIPSITLTGTVDDWRRIRSRVDYVEQLGLETWCRSLRPITDQFARAAAGDVDTAFWKRIYNPVDAYGGEVINGWAARFYPYVKENGVISRPNPLLELTISEPKGTAGMRGIRSDAVPATLSTVRVNVREGDNSQVALHAGLVGVAQDPDGALRPIAGWHLMPATPLIDDVIDRLIKEHDTTAPAESKDTATAELIAIDRRIGSAALLDGTWRLRSEGDRSWLELPGGAPPAQVVADLPGDRHLALVLSLRNPITGYWIVCHSDGDQLADDPADVPVYGTSLAMVLDAAMDSGGDIEHLRTGMLTDLLGGH; encoded by the coding sequence ATGATCGTGTTCGCCGTCGATGACGTCGCCCCCGTCACCGACCCGCTGCCGGCACGGCCGTTGCGGGAGGTGCACGCCGACGCGATCGCCATCGGCGGCGACCCGGCACGCCCGATCATCGAACCCGACGGTGTGCACCCGCTGCTCAGCGCGGTCGGCCGCGCCTTCGCCGAGCACCGCCCGCTCGTGCTGTCGCCGGACGCGGTGTGGCTGACGATCGCGCAGGGCGTGGCGCAGCACATCCGCCTCAACGCCGCCGAGCTACGGCCGATGCTGGTGCGCCACGAGGGCCGCGAACGGCTGCCGGTCCACCACTCCGGCGTGACGACGCCGAACGATCCGGACAGCTGGCAGTACTTCGTGGAGGCGTTCAGCAAACGCCTGGCCGAGGAGATCACCGACGCGGAGATCTTCGAATGCGATTTCAGCACGAGCACCCCGGTCGAACGCACCGCCGGGCGCGTGGTCCTGCTCGACGCCTACTCCTCTTACTTCTCACTGTGGCTGATCAGCATCTGCGGCATCCCGTCGATCACGTTGACCGGCACGGTCGACGACTGGCGCAGGATCCGGTCGCGCGTGGACTACGTCGAACAACTCGGGCTGGAGACGTGGTGCCGGTCGCTGCGGCCGATCACCGACCAGTTCGCGCGGGCCGCGGCCGGTGACGTGGACACCGCGTTCTGGAAGCGGATCTACAACCCGGTCGACGCCTACGGCGGCGAGGTGATCAACGGGTGGGCCGCGCGGTTCTACCCGTATGTGAAGGAAAACGGCGTGATCAGCCGGCCGAATCCGCTGCTGGAGCTGACGATCAGCGAGCCGAAGGGCACCGCGGGGATGCGCGGGATCCGCAGCGACGCGGTGCCCGCCACACTGTCCACAGTGCGCGTCAACGTCCGCGAGGGCGACAACTCCCAGGTGGCGCTGCACGCGGGCCTGGTCGGCGTGGCGCAGGACCCCGACGGCGCCCTGCGCCCGATCGCGGGCTGGCACCTGATGCCCGCCACGCCCCTGATCGACGACGTGATCGACCGGCTGATCAAGGAACACGACACCACCGCCCCGGCCGAGTCGAAGGACACCGCCACGGCGGAGCTGATCGCCATCGACCGCCGCATCGGATCCGCGGCGTTGCTCGACGGCACCTGGCGGTTGCGCTCCGAAGGCGACCGCAGCTGGCTCGAGCTGCCCGGCGGAGCCCCACCCGCCCAGGTCGTGGCCGACCTGCCCGGCGACCGGCACCTCGCACTCGTCCTGTCGCTGCGGAACCCGATCACCGGCTACTGGATCGTCTGCCACAGCGACGGCGACCAGCTCGCGGACGATCCCGCGGACGTCCCCGTGTACGGCACCTCGCTGGCGATGGTGCTCGACGCGGCGATGGACTCCGGAGGCGACATCGAGCACCTGCGCACCGGGATGCTCACCGATCTGCTCGGGGGACACTGA
- a CDS encoding putative quinol monooxygenase yields the protein MIFITAKFLIKPEFADQWPELSREFTESTRAEPGCLWFDWSRSVDNPHEYVIVEAFRDDDAGAAHVQSDHFTKARQTFPQYLVATPKIVNFTVPQDDWSALGEFTVE from the coding sequence ATGATCTTCATCACCGCGAAGTTCCTGATCAAACCGGAGTTCGCCGACCAGTGGCCGGAGCTGTCGAGGGAGTTCACCGAGTCGACCCGCGCCGAACCGGGCTGCCTGTGGTTCGACTGGTCGCGCAGCGTGGACAACCCGCACGAGTACGTCATCGTGGAGGCGTTCCGCGACGACGACGCGGGCGCGGCGCACGTGCAGTCCGACCACTTCACCAAGGCCCGGCAGACCTTCCCGCAGTACCTGGTCGCCACCCCGAAGATCGTCAACTTCACCGTCCCGCAGGACGACTGGTCCGCCCTCGGCGAATTCACTGTGGAGTGA
- a CDS encoding toll/interleukin-1 receptor domain-containing protein, with protein MAAVFISYRSTDHAEAERLAVDLRGHGHQVWLDTWELRPGDSVVQKMDDGLAAAQYLVLCYSTNSTRSPWQSREWMSALHRQVSGKGVKLLPVILAGGEAPAILADIKHVDLGADWAEGVRALAAAMK; from the coding sequence TTGGCCGCGGTCTTCATCAGTTATCGCAGCACGGATCACGCCGAAGCGGAACGACTCGCGGTCGATCTGCGCGGCCACGGACATCAGGTCTGGCTGGACACCTGGGAACTGCGTCCCGGCGATTCCGTCGTGCAGAAGATGGACGACGGACTGGCCGCCGCGCAATATCTCGTGCTCTGTTATTCCACGAATTCGACACGCAGTCCGTGGCAGTCGCGGGAATGGATGTCCGCGCTGCACCGGCAGGTCAGCGGCAAAGGCGTGAAGCTGCTGCCGGTCATCCTCGCCGGTGGCGAGGCGCCCGCGATCCTCGCCGACATCAAGCACGTCGACCTCGGTGCCGACTGGGCTGAGGGTGTGCGGGCGCTCGCCGCGGCGATGAAGTGA
- a CDS encoding tetratricopeptide repeat protein, producing MSRQPVYVACADGEDDLAEKLASPLRDAGYDVMHDGTVLVGESLVGAALKAMDSGVPIVLCATVMSVGSAWAHKIVNAGHARGNCVFVVQMDERAYVDQLSVKTKVAKYHADPVTAVRDLLDALVAHFPPAPRVSVKRDVPSGGLPYLDQPTDLTVFDVDALQDFRTQLRTEVSARLSGELTPWQFLEQIEVWTDGKLTRTGALLFGRSPTSACPAAMVKCVRYYGLDRSDQRDGETYEGPVTAQIVNAREFVAKHVRRGERPSEDHAQAVPVYAFPMIAVREIIANALVHRDYSHLKSCVHVRVFDDRVEISSPGGWIDHDIPAGEKHELAEFNGQSVKRNYRLAHLLSWVRLVEGEGSGIPSALRDCRTTGSPIPTVLREKDFITVTVWPRPPEQASQAVRDVSIAGTGQRLPQPRTLPRGVKTFVGREAELGWLESSLDAGVFLITGAPGTGKTTLAVNFAHQVADRYPDGQLYVDLRGFSPSGRPVQAAEALLLFLDALGVSRQAMPVELDARVALYRSIVAGRRMLVLLDNARSSEQVLPLLPGSPQCRVLVTSRARLADLVAKNDAVQVALNVFDRSAGITLLSRCLGDDRVDAEPEAAAKLVEYCGGLPLALRIVAAHAAAHPEFPLQVLAGELNDANNRLAVLAGDDESASIRAAFSWTYQALSPEAARVFRLLGLHPEPDIGLPAAAALTGLSEPQAQQVLREVCVAHLMHHYTPGRYRFHDLLRLYAHEQAMTHDSDWQRDEAIRRVLDHYIDRGAKADRHWFASERPVLLAAIDFAAQQDLAERAWRLAAVITPFLDQQGLWHDLAVVLQTALGAADQARDRQAQADIHRSLGAVHGQFGRIAEAAKHYELSLGLCRELGNEVGEARSELALSEVHARRNQPDEAVFHARVALDLFRRNADRHGEADVLVTLADCAAQTGAPRQALHEFHAARELYRDLDNRRGESVALEGLGQVHHRLYQFTDAVEHYEAALRLSREGGNRYAEAVTLNRLGDTYRALGDRTKARSTWQHALKLLNEFGDPDAETVLAKLAELEQRGIASTQDPAILVVDALEDLRALRDGPLRALKKAFRRTDIDWASCRSQDRGDGVMIVVPAEVAKAVFVDALPHALVAAVREHNQRQPENRRLRLRVALHSGEVPVGDAGPVGASVNFAFRLVDADPLRKALDESDGSVAFIASSTFYDNVIRPHPNADLSAYQQVSVAIKETDAIAWIHVPSPQS from the coding sequence ATGTCCCGGCAACCGGTGTACGTCGCATGCGCCGACGGTGAGGACGACCTGGCCGAGAAACTGGCGAGCCCGTTGCGCGACGCCGGTTACGACGTTATGCACGACGGCACAGTCCTGGTCGGCGAATCCCTTGTCGGCGCGGCGTTGAAAGCCATGGATTCGGGTGTGCCGATCGTATTGTGCGCGACCGTGATGTCGGTCGGCAGCGCGTGGGCGCACAAGATCGTGAACGCCGGGCACGCTCGCGGCAACTGCGTATTCGTGGTGCAGATGGACGAGCGGGCGTACGTCGATCAGCTCTCGGTCAAAACGAAAGTCGCGAAGTACCACGCCGATCCGGTGACGGCTGTGCGTGATCTGCTGGACGCGCTGGTCGCCCATTTCCCGCCGGCGCCCCGCGTGTCCGTGAAGAGGGACGTGCCCAGCGGGGGACTGCCGTATCTGGACCAGCCGACCGATCTGACCGTGTTCGACGTGGACGCGTTGCAGGACTTCCGCACGCAGCTGCGCACCGAGGTGTCCGCCCGGTTGTCCGGCGAGCTGACGCCGTGGCAGTTCCTCGAACAGATCGAGGTCTGGACCGACGGCAAGCTGACCCGCACCGGGGCGCTGCTGTTCGGCCGCAGCCCGACCTCCGCGTGCCCGGCGGCGATGGTCAAGTGCGTCCGGTACTACGGCCTGGACCGCTCCGACCAGCGCGACGGCGAGACCTACGAAGGACCGGTGACGGCACAGATCGTCAACGCGCGCGAGTTCGTGGCCAAGCACGTGCGCCGCGGTGAGCGCCCCAGCGAGGACCACGCCCAGGCCGTGCCGGTGTACGCGTTCCCGATGATCGCCGTCCGCGAGATCATCGCGAACGCGCTGGTGCACCGCGACTACTCGCACCTGAAATCGTGTGTGCACGTGCGGGTGTTCGACGACCGCGTGGAGATCAGCAGCCCCGGCGGCTGGATCGACCACGACATCCCGGCAGGGGAGAAGCACGAGCTGGCCGAGTTCAACGGTCAGTCGGTGAAACGCAACTACCGGCTCGCGCACCTGCTGTCGTGGGTGCGGCTGGTGGAGGGCGAGGGCAGCGGGATCCCGTCGGCGCTGCGCGACTGCCGCACCACCGGCAGTCCGATCCCGACAGTGTTGCGCGAGAAGGACTTCATTACGGTCACGGTCTGGCCGCGGCCACCGGAGCAGGCCTCGCAGGCGGTGCGGGACGTGAGCATCGCGGGTACCGGCCAGCGGCTGCCGCAACCGCGCACGCTGCCGCGCGGGGTGAAGACGTTCGTCGGCAGGGAAGCCGAGCTGGGCTGGCTGGAAAGCTCACTGGACGCGGGCGTCTTCCTGATCACCGGCGCACCGGGCACGGGCAAGACCACCCTCGCGGTCAACTTCGCCCACCAGGTCGCCGACCGCTATCCCGACGGCCAGCTGTACGTGGACCTGCGCGGCTTCAGCCCGTCGGGGCGCCCGGTGCAGGCGGCCGAGGCGTTGTTGCTGTTCCTGGACGCGCTGGGGGTCTCGCGCCAGGCGATGCCGGTCGAGCTGGACGCGCGGGTCGCGCTGTACCGCAGCATCGTCGCCGGGCGGCGGATGCTGGTGCTGCTGGACAACGCGCGCTCCAGCGAGCAGGTCCTGCCGCTGCTGCCCGGCTCACCGCAGTGCCGGGTCCTGGTGACCAGCCGCGCCCGGCTGGCCGACCTGGTCGCCAAGAACGACGCCGTGCAGGTGGCGTTGAACGTGTTCGACCGCAGTGCCGGGATCACGCTACTGTCGCGGTGTCTCGGCGACGACCGCGTGGACGCCGAGCCCGAGGCCGCCGCGAAGCTGGTCGAGTACTGCGGCGGGTTGCCGCTGGCGTTGCGGATCGTCGCCGCGCACGCCGCCGCCCACCCGGAGTTCCCGTTGCAGGTGCTGGCCGGTGAGCTCAACGACGCGAACAACCGGCTGGCCGTGCTGGCCGGTGACGACGAGTCCGCGAGCATCCGCGCCGCGTTCTCGTGGACCTACCAGGCGTTGAGCCCCGAGGCGGCGCGGGTGTTCCGGCTGCTGGGCCTGCACCCGGAGCCGGACATCGGGTTGCCCGCGGCGGCGGCGCTGACCGGGTTGTCCGAGCCGCAGGCGCAGCAGGTCCTGCGTGAGGTGTGCGTGGCGCACCTGATGCACCACTACACGCCCGGCCGCTACCGGTTCCACGACCTGCTGCGGCTCTACGCGCACGAGCAGGCCATGACGCACGACTCGGACTGGCAGCGCGACGAGGCGATCCGGCGGGTGCTCGACCACTACATCGACCGCGGCGCGAAAGCCGACCGGCACTGGTTCGCCTCCGAACGGCCGGTGCTGCTCGCCGCGATCGACTTCGCCGCGCAGCAGGACCTGGCCGAGCGGGCGTGGCGGCTGGCCGCGGTGATCACACCTTTCCTTGACCAGCAAGGACTGTGGCACGACCTGGCGGTGGTGCTGCAGACCGCGCTGGGCGCGGCCGACCAGGCACGCGACCGGCAGGCCCAAGCCGACATCCACCGCAGCCTCGGCGCGGTGCACGGCCAGTTCGGGCGGATCGCCGAGGCGGCCAAGCACTACGAGCTCTCCCTCGGCCTGTGCCGGGAGCTGGGCAACGAGGTGGGGGAGGCCCGCTCCGAACTCGCGCTCAGCGAGGTCCACGCCCGCCGCAACCAACCCGACGAAGCCGTCTTCCACGCCCGGGTGGCGCTGGATCTGTTCCGCCGCAACGCCGACCGGCACGGCGAAGCGGACGTGCTGGTCACGCTGGCCGACTGCGCGGCGCAGACCGGCGCGCCCCGCCAGGCGTTGCACGAGTTCCACGCGGCCCGTGAGCTCTACCGGGACCTGGACAACCGCCGCGGCGAAAGCGTTGCCCTGGAAGGACTCGGGCAGGTGCACCACCGCCTGTACCAGTTCACCGACGCGGTCGAGCACTACGAGGCGGCGCTGCGGCTCTCGCGGGAAGGCGGCAACCGGTACGCCGAAGCCGTCACCCTCAACCGGCTCGGCGACACCTACCGCGCGCTCGGCGACCGGACCAAGGCCCGCTCGACCTGGCAGCACGCGTTGAAGCTGCTCAACGAGTTCGGCGACCCGGACGCCGAGACCGTGCTGGCCAAGCTGGCCGAACTGGAACAGCGGGGGATCGCCAGCACGCAGGATCCCGCGATCCTGGTCGTGGACGCGCTGGAGGACTTGCGGGCACTGCGCGACGGGCCGTTGCGCGCGTTGAAGAAGGCGTTCCGCCGCACCGACATCGACTGGGCCTCCTGCCGTTCGCAGGACCGCGGCGACGGCGTGATGATCGTGGTCCCGGCCGAGGTGGCCAAGGCGGTGTTCGTGGACGCGCTGCCGCACGCCCTGGTGGCGGCGGTGCGTGAGCACAACCAGCGCCAGCCGGAGAACCGGCGGTTGCGGCTGCGGGTGGCGCTGCACTCCGGCGAGGTGCCCGTCGGCGACGCCGGACCGGTCGGTGCGTCGGTCAACTTCGCCTTCCGGCTGGTCGACGCGGATCCACTGCGCAAGGCGCTGGACGAGTCGGACGGCTCGGTCGCGTTCATCGCGTCGTCGACGTTCTACGACAACGTCATCCGCCCGCACCCGAACGCGGACCTGAGCGCGTACCAGCAGGTCAGTGTGGCGATCAAGGAAACCGACGCGATCGCGTGGATCCACGTGCCGTCACCGCAGTCGTAG
- a CDS encoding GAF and ANTAR domain-containing protein translates to MSRTSNSDLSAPDQPGSLHQEIYDLRAALRSRPVIARALGMVQGRYDLDADTAFDLMREGAQRHNLKLSALAGGLLVAKAPAGPDWFPGRVRRAMPALSYVNDKQNNRTAALGSFLDVVLTVMDTGVGDLQLLDPLTGALNLEQHRNLSAEFIDFFATVADDSTPCGTAVRQRCRVIVKDVALDPPLAGTRSGEMVLNEGVRAIQSTPLLVQGGRCVAVVSTHHSAPGHSPTPAQLDQLDRLAAQTALWLDWHQRTIVLDALEYVHTQALRLR, encoded by the coding sequence GTGTCGCGAACCAGCAACTCTGATCTGTCCGCGCCCGACCAGCCGGGATCGCTGCACCAGGAGATCTACGACCTACGCGCCGCGCTGCGTTCCAGACCGGTGATCGCCCGCGCGCTGGGCATGGTGCAAGGCCGCTACGACCTCGACGCCGACACGGCCTTCGACCTCATGCGGGAAGGCGCGCAGCGACACAACCTGAAACTGTCGGCGCTGGCAGGCGGGCTGCTCGTCGCCAAGGCACCCGCCGGCCCCGACTGGTTTCCCGGGCGGGTCCGGCGTGCCATGCCGGCGTTGAGCTACGTCAACGACAAGCAGAACAACCGAACCGCCGCGCTGGGGTCGTTCCTCGACGTCGTGCTGACCGTCATGGACACGGGCGTCGGTGACCTGCAGCTGCTCGACCCCTTGACCGGCGCGCTGAACCTCGAACAGCACCGCAACCTGTCGGCCGAGTTCATCGACTTCTTCGCCACCGTCGCCGACGACAGCACCCCGTGCGGCACCGCGGTACGGCAACGCTGCCGGGTGATCGTCAAAGACGTGGCGCTCGACCCGCCCCTCGCCGGAACCCGCTCCGGCGAAATGGTGCTCAACGAAGGCGTGCGCGCGATCCAGAGCACTCCCCTGCTGGTGCAGGGCGGCCGATGCGTCGCGGTCGTGTCCACGCACCACAGCGCGCCGGGCCACTCCCCTACCCCCGCCCAGCTCGACCAGCTGGACAGGCTCGCCGCGCAGACCGCGCTGTGGCTGGACTGGCACCAGCGCACCATCGTGCTCGACGCGCTGGAGTACGTGCACACGCAGGCGCTACGACTGCGGTGA